A region of the Columba livia isolate bColLiv1 breed racing homer chromosome 15, bColLiv1.pat.W.v2, whole genome shotgun sequence genome:
GGCATCGCCCGCTTGTCCCATGGCACAGCCGGCGGGACCACCCGGGCAGCCCCGGAGCCCATCCCCGCCCCGGACGGGACGTCTCTCCCTCGGGATAAACCCGGACCTCCCGGGCCGGTCTGGGCTGCCCCGGTGCCgggatggggcaggggatgCGGTGACCCGGGGGTGTTCCATAGGTCCGTGGGTCCCCCAGGTGTCCCTTCCCACACTGCACCCTGACGCGTGCTGGGGCTGCCTCTGCCCCTCAGCCCGGGGAAGAGGGGTCCcggggatggatgaggagccTCCCGGCGGGGGTTACAGCTTCCTGCAACACAGCACCAGCACCCAGCCCTCTCCTGTCAGTAGGATGCCCCTGTGttccccagggatgctcctgtGCCCCCTCAGTGcccccagggatgctcctgtGTCCCGCAGTGCCCCCGGGGACACCCTTGTGTCCCCCAGTGCCTCTGAGCCCCCAGGCAtgcccctgtgtccccagctggACAAATTGCCCCCTCGACAAGGCCCCCTGTGAGTCCCCATCTGCCCCCTCCAAGGTCTGATCCCCCATTCAGGGTGAGTGCCTAGGGGGGCTcatgtcccctccctgccccaggggCCTGGGGGCCATGGCCAGGAGCCCCCTGTGCTGCTCCATTACCCACTCTGAGCATCTTCagcccctgccggagcaggaccAGGGGGAGAGCAGGGCAACCTGGCAGTGCTGCACACTGGGACAGGTGCTTGGGGGCAAACCCAGGGTGGGGGATTCCGGCCCAGGGAAGTGACGTCCCACACCTGGCATATGACCAGGGGTGCTCACCAAGAGCAGCCCCCTGAGGCAGGCGAGAGCATGGGTGCTCAAGGATAGGTCCCCACGAACACCAGCAGGTCTGATCCCATCCTTGTGTCCCTGCAACCCTCTCGCTGTGCTGGCCACTCTTGGGCAGGTGTGGATATGGCACCCCAAAGGGATGGCACTATATTTTGGGGTGGACACATTTCCTTCAAgacagctgcctggcagagaagGGGTTAACACCAGGGAGGGTTTCGGGGTGCTGCGGTGTCCCCAGCTGAGTACACCCAGGCTGCTTCTCCCACTGGTGACCTCACACCACTGCCATGGCAACGGCTCATGAAGTCACCGGTGCTGGGAACGGGGTGGCTGCCTCGAGCATGAAGTGATGGGATGGGAGTGCAGGAGACTGGTAAGCACCATCTCCCTGCTCTCACTGCACCCCTGGATCCCCCCAGAATGAGCTGTGCCACCACCAGTGCCGAAGCCTCCGCCTgacccctgcctgccctgcccgcgCCACCATGCTCATCAAGGAGTACCGCATCTGCATGCCACTCACCACCGAGGAGGTGAGTGGGGGGCAGTGTGCGGCCAGGGCTCCCTGTGCTTCTGAGGCCGGCCAGGAAAGGGAGGTGTTGGTTGAGAAGTGGGGTAAAGAGACAGGGTAGCTCTGAGTCACCCTGCCATGGGTGCCAGAGCCAGCTTGGCTGCAGGGACCCACTGATGGAGGGGATAGGTGGGGGTCCTGTACCCACAGGAAGGGAATACCAGGGGATCGGGTCCATGCCTGGAGAGGGGCCGGGGGATGCCGCGGTACTTTTTGCTGTCCCCTCGTGGCACAGACCATCTGCCTTGGTTGAGCCACTGAGGTGTGCTTTGGCTACAGCCATTGGGAATGGGATGCTGTACGTAAGTGCTGAGCTCTGTTTTTGGGTGCAGGCAAAGGGCACATCTCATCCCTGGGCATAGTGGCCTTGGAGCACAGAGTCCATCAACAGCACTGGGGGCTGCTCAGGGGCATCCTGGCCCCAGAACCACAGGATGAGTTGGCTGGCAAAGGGCACTGGGGGTTTGGGTGCCTGTTGCACTGTGGTGCTGGGGGTGACTACCCCCACAGGGCACACGGGCTGAGCCCCTGTTCTGGCAGGGAACCATCAGGGCTGTTTGCCCCATCGGCAAACAGCAGCGATATCCAGTGATATCCAGCAGCTGGTGGCATCCCCAGCCAAAGGTCACTTGTGGGCATCTGGCACTGACAAGGACTttttggggaggagggagctgtGGTGACAGTGCCCACATCACGCAGCACCAGCCCTCCCCAGGCACTGATTTTGTGTTTGCACCTGGCGAAGGTTTCCAGTTTGGCAGACAGAGGCGATAAGATCATGCTGGCGGTGATGGATGGGATACTCAGCGGAACAATAAAACACTTATTGCGCAGCTGCCTCAtgaaatacatatacatatacatatacatatacatatacatatacatatacatatacatatacatatacatatacatatacatatttatatacatagtTTTTGCTGGCTCCCAAGTAGCTTGCTGAGCAGAAAGCCTCCAGGCACTCCACACAAGGCATTTGGGCTCCAGACaagagcagggagggcaggaTCTGGCCCTCACCCAAGCACTGGAGCAGCCCAAGGGCAGAGGAGGTGAAACAGGGTGCCCCAGTAGACCCCCTGCCTGCTGCACGGCTCAAGGTCCATTATCTCTTTtctccgtgcctcagtttccccactcaGTGGTACAGCTGGAAACCTGTTAGCCGAGCAAagaggagcccagcccagcactgcgCCAGCTCAGTTgggagggtgctggggcagggagggcagtgCTGAGGCTGGGCGCTGTGGTTGCAGTACCGCGTGGGGCAGCTCTACACCATCAGCAAGCACAGTCACCAGGAAAGCGAGAAGGGTGAGGGCGTGGAGGTGGTGAAGAATGAGCCCCATGAGGACCCCGTCCATGGCCCTGGCCAGTTCACTGAGAAGCGCGTCCACCTCTCCAGGTGAGGCTGTGGCTTCAGCAAGagggggctgcctggggaggggctccctgtgccccagctccctggggtagcactgcagtgtggggcaggggcaggcatcGGGGTGGTTCCATCCCACCCTCCAAAATTCGCAAGGAGCATACTTTCCCGGTCCTTGACACCCTGCAGTGTGGCTGCACCCATCTTTGGGGGCTGCACCTGTCTCCCAGGGGTGCACCTGTCTCTGGGGACTGCACCCAACTTTGGGAGCTGCACCTGTTTCTCAGGGTGTGCCCATCTCCTGGGATGCACGTACCTTGGGCGGCTGTACTCATCCCCTGGGATACAGCTGTCTTCAGGGCATGTACCCGTCTGCTGGGGTGCGCTTATCTGAGGGGGCTGCACCCCTCTTTGGGGGCTATCTCCCAGGATGCATCAATCTTCCCAGAGGTGCACCCCTCTCCAGGGGCCACAACTATCTTCTGGTGTGCATCCATCTTCAGGGTATGCACCCATCTTTCAGGGTGCAACccccagggagggggctgcagCCCTCTCCTGCTGGGCACCCATCTCCGGGTATTGGAGTGCCTTAGCTGCAGTGCAGGGCTCAGCAGGGATGCCCAGGCTGCTCAGCTGGTCCCTgggggtgtccccgtgtccctgcctgcagtCCCCAGTGCCCATTGGGTAGCAGCTCGCacctggtgctgctgtccctgtgtccccgctGCCGGCTGCAGCATGCTGTGGTACGGGCATTGGCTGCCCACCCCCACCCCGACTGTGGAGCTGCTGGCGTGAGATGAGTTATTTTTAGCCACAGCACTCACGATTCCCCTCTCGGGGATGGTATTTATAACGCCTATAAATTAATCAAAACCCACCTCCCAGCTCCCTTGAGGGGCCTGATCCTGCCCTGGGACCATGGGCAGCCAtgggatgctgggctggggtgcctgggggcaatgggggcactGTGGGTCCTGGCCCTGGAGAGGTTTTGGGGTCATGGGGAAGGGCTAGGGGTCCCTGGGGTGAAGGGTTAGGGGTGCCTGGGGAGGTGGTaggggtgctggggagaggaTGGGGGCCCTGGGGCAGAGGTGGGGGCCATGAGAGGGTAACAGGGGTCCCTGGCAAGGTTCTGGGGTGCAGCTGATGGTCCTGGGGAGGTGACAGGCATCCTTAGGGAAGTCCCTGGAGTGTAGGTGAGGGTCCTAGGGAgcaggggtgtccctggggaggggatgggggcCCAGAACCAGGGCTGTGCTGTAGGGGGCTGcgtctggcagagcagagccaggtggcactgggcagggctgtgcccaccAGATGTATCTTGCCCTGAGCTGATCCCACTCCCTGCCGCCGCGGTCCCCTGCAGCAAACTGCCAAGCTGGGCACGGGCAGTGACCCCCCGCATCTTCTACATCACGGAGAAGGCCTGGAACTACTACCCCTACACCATCACCGGTGAGCCCCGGGCAGGGTGTGGAGAGGGGTAGCGGGACACGGCCGGGCTCCTTGTCCCTCTCTGGCAGGAGGGTGGGGAGAGCCCGGCCATAGCCACTTCCCAGTCTCACCGCTCCCTCTCTCCCCTGTGGTGCCACTTGGTGATGCCACCCCATGATGCTGACATGCCACGGTGTCCCTGCAGAGTACACGGTAAGGAGGTGGCATGGGGGCACCTGGTCCCTTGCCCAGCACCTGGTATGGCTGGGGTGGGTGTCTCCTGGGGGTGGGTCTTCCCTGTGGTCGGCATCTTTAGGGGTGGGTGTCCCTTGGGTCTGGGCGTCCCTTGGGGTGGGCATCCCTTGGGATGGGTATCCTTGGGGATGTGCATCTCTCAGGCTGGGTGTCCTTTGGGCTGGGTACCCATTGGGGATTCACATCCTTGGGACTGGGCATCCTTTGGGGGTGGGTGTCCCTTCGGGCCTGCTGACAGCCACTCCCTGCAGTGCTCCTTCCTGCCCAAGTTCTCCATCTACATCGAGACCAAGTATGAGGACAACTGCGGGGACAGTGAGAACGTGAGTCTGCACTGCAGCTGAGACCTGGCAAACTCATTGCGTGGTGACATAAACGTGTTGCTGATGCCCCTCACTCTCCTCCCCTCTTCAGATCTTCCGCAGTGATAAAATCCTGGGTGACCACGAGGTCTCCTTCCTGGACATAGCCTTTGACGAGATCCCTGAGCGTTACTATCGCAGCCTGGAGGTAGCATGAGTGGGGATGGGTTGAGATCCCCAGGGTCACCCCCTTGTCTCACATCTCCAGGGGGTGCTCACGGCCCTGATTTTCCCCCCAGGACCCCCGATTCTTCAGCTCAGCCAAGACGGGCCGGGGACCGCTGCAGGAGGGTTGGCGCCAGCACACCAAGCCCATCATGTGCTCCTACAAGCTGGTGAATGTCAAGTTCGAGGTGTGGGGGCTGCAGACACGGGTGGAGCAGTTTGTGCACAAGGTGAGGGAGGTCCAAGGCCAGGGTGAGCAGGGGGGGATGTTCAGGGGGAGATATTGAGAGACAGTGACATGGTGCTGACCCTCACCGTGTGTCACAGGTGATCCGGGACATCCTGCTGATCGGGCACCGGCAGGCGTTTGCCTGGGTGGACGAGTGGTGCGGTGAGTCTGTGGGGTCACCCTGGCACTGCTGGTGACGGGGGGACATGGTCCCTGAGGTGGCTCTGGGTCCCCAGGGTGAGAGTGGGCTGTGAGTTTAACCACCGAGGCcactaaccccacaggcagctcctgctcttcatCCAGCtcccctgctgcctgcactgcctgctctgctcactcccctgtccccattcctgcctgcacccccacacGCTGCCCACGCCACTGCACACCTGGGAAAGGCTTGGCTGAAGCACGGGGTGGGCGAGAGGAAACCCAGCATCACTGCCTGCACTGCCTGCACTGCCTGCACCCTGACTCTGGCACAGAGATGcgctgcaggcagctgctgcatgCAGACACGGGACAGGAGCCCGACGTGCGGTGATGGCCGGCAGTGGGTGATGGCAGCAAGTGCTAGGCCATCCCAGTGAGTGGCTCTCTGCCTTCCAGACATGTCCCTGGAAGAGGTCCGGGCCTTCGAGAGTCAGATGCAAGTGGCCACAAACCAAAAGCTGGGGAGCCAGCACCCCTGACCCCACTGCACAGGCAGCCCTGCTGCACACTGCCTGCAGGGGACAGAGACCCCAGACCTCGCCACACTGCCTGCAGATGCGTGCAGGCAGAGGGTGTGTACGGGGGCACGCCAAGCCCCCCCTGCACCTGCTGCCGTCCCCACGTGTCCCCTGCCTGAGCTGCCTGCACTACCTGTCCatcccttccctgctgctgaCTGGGCTGGTGCCCGAGTGGGGGGCTGGCTGTACTGCCCAACGTCCCTCTCCCTGCTGTCCTCCTGGCCCCAGcccctgtcacctccccagcacccagctcGGTGGGGAGCCGGTGCGGGGGCGCAGGCTGCTCTGGGATGATGGGGTGCAGGATGTGGCTGTGCCGAGCGGCCCCAAGCCCAGCTGTGCTCGGCAGGGATGACGATGGAGGAGGTGCGGCGCTACGAGCGGGAGACGCAGGAGGCCACCAACGAGCTCATCGGCCTGGTGGCACCCAGCATCTCAGTCAGCGAGGTGGGGCAGCCCACGGCCACGCACTCAGCCCCTGCCAGCGCCCCCTCCACCCCACTCAGTGACGAGGCCCCGGATTTCCTTGCTCCCCCTAAGAATTGTCCACGCAAGAAGTCGGCACCGGAGACCCTGACTCTGCCCGCGCTGCGGGAACGTGCTGACACCGAATGACactggctgccacactgtgcTGCCTCCCTGGCCGGACCATACCAACCCCGCTGCCAGCCACAGCCGCTCTGACAGGCACCAACCCTGGAGAGGGACCCACCGTCGGGGCGCAGGGAGCCCTGGAGGGTACCAGCCTCCCCAAGCCATCACAGGTGCCCACACAGGACATTGCCACCATCGCCGTGTCAGACCCTGCTGGCTGCGTGGGGAGGGGACGCCAGGCCGGTGCGGGTCCCCGGCAGTGTTGGGCGTTGCTGCAGGGGCTGGTTCACTCAGCACCACCTGCCCTGGTTTCCACAGGGGCCCCCGAGCCTGGCGAGCAGTGGGGGGCAGCAGACAGTACCCATGCGCCGTGGATGGGCTGGGTGCCggtgctgggctgagcagctgcagggctcGGCAAGTGATGCTGGACCACCATCGGCACAGCATGTGTGATAGTGACAGTGACAGCCAGCTGCCCAGGCTGGGGCTTCCCAGGAGCCGCTCAGCCCCGTGCATGGCAGGTCCCGTAGTGGGGGTCCCCTTCGCCATCCCAAGGTGGGCTGGGGCAGGCTCAGccctctgttttctttaggaaaacaaagggcttttcagaaataaaagcttgaGACACAGCGTCCAGCTGCCAGTGGTGGTTTATTTGGCTCCGTGGAGGGCTGCCGTGTCTGTGCCAGGGTGCTGTGTCCTCTGGGGCTGGATGCATGtggcgaggggcagccaggtCATCAGTCCCGGGATGGGGAGATGTGGTCCTGGGATGGGACAGCAAGGGGCTGGGGTTCaggagggcagggcaggcaggatggtgctggctgcagggggtcagcccagccctggggagatGTCTCCAGCAGCACCGGCAGCACTGGGCTCCTCTCCTTGCCAGCCATCATCATCCTCCAGCTCTCCAGTGCCTGGcatggctgctgctgccggtCCCAGCAGTGCGATGTAGTAGGAGCTGCAGTAGACGGGCGCTTTGTTGGGGCTGGAGTAGACCTGCTCAGGCCGGAGCGAGGCGAAGGGATTGGCAGCGAAGCCCATGATGTGTGTCTCCAGCTCCACCAGGATCTGCAGGGAGGACTTCAGCTCCTGCTCACTGCCGAGAGAGGGGGAGGATGGGACATTACCagccagctgtgccagcacatGGGGGTAGTGGGCCCATGCTTACCTGTAGACGGTGAAGAGGACGGGCAGGCGGTAgtcccgcagcagcagcagggtgggCAGCCAGCCTGCCAAAAGGTCCGGGCAGGCGTGGAAACCTGTGGGGACAGTGGTGAGTGTCCCACCTTCCTCCTGTTTCACCCTGGCCACAGGGAAAGCTGGCTCTAATGGCACCCGCTCTGTGCTGGAGGCCCCCAGAGTGCATGGTGACACTGGCAGGGGGCTTGGCAGCCTTTAGCAAGGATGGTCCCATCTCCCCACCAGCACAGGGGACACCCCCTGGCTCTGGGTCCTGGGCTGAGCCACTGCAGCGAAACCTGAGAGCAGGGATCCCTCTGAGTGCTGCTTGTACCTGCTACTGCAGGCGGGTGATGCCAAGTGCCTGGGGGATGAGGCAGCCAAGACCTGGGGCTCATTCGGGCTGTGTGAGGTGGCCCATTGTGGCTTAGCGCACAGCCACGACAAGACCTGGGCATGTCATGAGGTCCAGTGGTGCTGGGGCACTCAGGGTCTGTTCTGTCAGGGACATCTCACTCAGGGCAGTGGGGTGGTGAGGGTCTGGGCCCTTCCACCGTGCGGGCACTCACCTGGGTGAAAGCCCACCACCAAGTCAGGGCGGGCGGCCAGCTTCGTCTCCACGTGGCTTTCCCAGAAATCGTGGTAGAGCCCCTTGTAGCTGCTGAGATAGACCCTTCCCTGAGGTGCTGGCATAGCCAGAGGTGGCCTCATGATGGGTCCATCAACCACGTCCACCCCTACCATCACCACCTCTATGCCCCAGTGCCCTGGGAACATCTTCATCAGCTCATCGTAGTCTGTTAGCCGGGTGTTGAGGGTCTCAACGTGGGATGCCCCCACCACATGCACAGTGAGGGCCTTGGCGAGAGGGTCGATGCCGAAAAGCCGCAGCCCCAAACCGATGGTGAGCGGCCGCGAGTGGAAGTCAGTGACCAGCCGCCGGACAGATTCACGCAGCTCCGCGTCCTCTGGCCGGGGCTTCCCAGCGTTGGCCCAGAGGAGGGTCATGTACCGCCCAGCCAGGATGGCACTcagcttctcctccagctgcccctGCATGGAGAACCAGTCCTCCCAGCCCTCCACGGCCTGGGCAGGTTTTGTCCAGCTCTCTGTGGGGAATGGGATGTCTCCtgggaggagaaaagggagaagcaCTGGAGGTCGCAGCAGTGGCCTCACAGCCCAAGCCACTTGTCCCACCCAGGCTAGtggggggctggagctgggaggagggacCCCCACATCCCTTTGGGGGACCTGTGCAGCCCAGGGTGGGGTCAGGCAGGCTGGTGGGGGGGATGCACAGGGTGTCCCCTGCCCCACCTGTGAAGACGAGCCACTCCACCAGCCGATCCAGAGCCACCAGCTTTAG
Encoded here:
- the MSS51 gene encoding putative protein MSS51 homolog, mitochondrial codes for the protein MAGGRRRGGGGRHGGPRQHPGTHEPAPSPTPVSPTATTVQQKAGAAPKTGRPKKPVEEPAARGPDVDSLGFQAMDRNVPGLSHVILQKLNMKSYEDYKSAMDGRKSGSDFGIRTYFDMFQKMEDTFKFCAECKKLPDALPDPKSLRRCKRCQNVYYCGVACQRANWPLHKKFCKKLKLVALDRLVEWLVFTGDIPFPTESWTKPAQAVEGWEDWFSMQGQLEEKLSAILAGRYMTLLWANAGKPRPEDAELRESVRRLVTDFHSRPLTIGLGLRLFGIDPLAKALTVHVVGASHVETLNTRLTDYDELMKMFPGHWGIEVVMVGVDVVDGPIMRPPLAMPAPQGRVYLSSYKGLYHDFWESHVETKLAARPDLVVGFHPGFHACPDLLAGWLPTLLLLRDYRLPVLFTVYSEQELKSSLQILVELETHIMGFAANPFASLRPEQVYSSPNKAPVYCSSYYIALLGPAAAAMPGTGELEDDDGWQGEEPSAAGAAGDISPGLG
- the LOC102098234 gene encoding cytoplasmic phosphatidylinositol transfer protein 1, encoding MQYRCVAGAVQCQCRGGVQRPSRCRCIPPPRGRCAAAREAVREAVRSCARPGAAGARRRRAAGTAAVRNELCHHQCRSLRLTPACPARATMLIKEYRICMPLTTEEYRVGQLYTISKHSHQESEKGEGVEVVKNEPHEDPVHGPGQFTEKRVHLSSKLPSWARAVTPRIFYITEKAWNYYPYTITEYTCSFLPKFSIYIETKYEDNCGDSENIFRSDKILGDHEVSFLDIAFDEIPERYYRSLEDPRFFSSAKTGRGPLQEGWRQHTKPIMCSYKLVNVKFEVWGLQTRVEQFVHKVIRDILLIGHRQAFAWVDEWCGMTMEEVRRYERETQEATNELIGLVAPSISVSEVGQPTATHSAPASAPSTPLSDEAPDFLAPPKNCPRKKSAPETLTLPALRERADTE